One genomic window of Hydra vulgaris chromosome 03, alternate assembly HydraT2T_AEP includes the following:
- the LOC101236390 gene encoding homeobox protein ceh-28: MLKRKEEREFSSEFSIENLLKKPKGCIKSISNFDGNCYPNVFFHKKKLETSIKCSETSEKIKDIKLSEKINGSVNEFMLSREQKIHHNHHKPFGSSPKALAGLLVESEFKENTSLKILFGERPIETKMELYEEFYKRTTYPSLNILQNQSDCVRSAFSVPLWNDHLSLKSSSLRYPCSHRKQDFLYPNNDDSKKCVQVRFSHSQSTELERVFLVQKYISPYERKQISRSLDLSERQIKTWFQNRRAKWRRLKAEDELKIRVATKMNSY; this comes from the exons atgctaaagaGAAAAGAAGAAAGAGAATTTTCATCAGAATTCAGTATCGAAAATCTGCTCAAAAAGCCAAAAGGCTGTATTAAAAGTATATCTAACTTTGACGGAAATTGTTACCCAAATGtatttttccacaaaaaaaaattagagacaAGCATTAAGTGCAGTGAAAcatcagaaaaaataaaggaCATTAAACTATCAGAAAAAATAAACGGCTCAGTAAACGAGTTCATGTTATCTAGAGAACAAAAGATTCACCACAATCACCACAAACCATTCGGTTCATCACCAAAAGCATTAGCGGGACTGTTGGTGGAAAGTGAGTTCAAAGAAAAtacttctttaaaaattttatttggtgAACGGCCTATTGAAACAAAAATGGAACTTTATGAAGAATTTTACAAAAGAACAACATAtccttctttaaatatacttCAAAACCAAAGCGATTGTGTTCGATCAGCATTTAGTGTACCGTTGTGGAACGATCacttatctttaaaaa gttcgTCATTACGTTATCCGTGCTCACATCGAAAACAAGACTTTTTATACCCAAATAACGACGATTCTAAAAAGTGTGTTCAGGTGCGATTTTCTCATAGTCAATCCACAGAGCTTGAACGAGtgtttttagttcaaaaatacATTTCTCCATACGAACGAAAACAAATTTCACGCTCGCTTGATCTCTCTGAGCGACAAATTAAAACATGGTTTCAAAATAGACGTGCAAAATGGAGACGCTTAAAAGCTGAAGATGAATTAAAGATAAGAGTGGCCACAAAAATGAACTCATATTGA